The following is a genomic window from Chloracidobacterium sp..
TACGCATAGCCCTTGCCTTCCGCCTCGGGCAGGAAAGCAAAACCGAGGTCCGGCAGGTCGAGAACATCACGTTTTACAAAGCCGCACACCCCTATGCACTCGGCGTTCGTTTCAACACACCAAAGGCCAAAGCCGTTATCGCGATAGCTCCGCTGATAGTGTTCACTGATAAAACGCGAAGCGGCATCAGGCGTATCCATCTTACGGTCGCCGATATACTTTATGAATTTTGGCGTATTGAACAGCTCGAAGATAAAAGCGGCGTCGCGTTCCGCTTCTGCCTCACGGATCACGAGCCGCTCTGTATTGACAATGACTCCGCTCATTCGCTGAAAGGCTGTATCTCGCCGGGTTTGCGGAGCATCTTGTTGACCTCGTCGAGATGCGTCTCTTCGAGCAGGATCATCTCTCGTGCGTACTCTTCGAGAGCGACCGAATGTCCTTCGACTTTCGAGAGCAGTTCGTAATAGGCTTTCAATGTAGTGCTCTCGTGTTCGAGGCTTTCGCGCAAAATGTCTCCGAT
Proteins encoded in this region:
- a CDS encoding GNAT family N-acetyltransferase, whose product is MSGVIVNTERLVIREAEAERDAAFIFELFNTPKFIKYIGDRKMDTPDAASRFISEHYQRSYRDNGFGLWCVETNAECIGVCGFVKRDVLDLPDLGFAFLPEAEGKGYAYEAAAAVLEHGRTVLKLTDILAITTPDNEASQKLLRKLGFERDVDPMLMPDGSQVALFRLTL